The following coding sequences are from one Burkholderia stabilis window:
- a CDS encoding TonB-dependent receptor, which yields MKLNKSACHALLIATSLAGARTSFAQANDAATTLPAISVNAAAERASYDAGHSRAATKTDMSLMDVPQTVNVVPHAVIEDQNATSMQDALRNVPGVGFSVGDGQRDQITIRGFNSITDQYVDGIRDDALYYRDLSNVERVEVLKGPAAVLYGRGSAGGIVNRVLKRPEANPVRDVGVTLGTRGERRGEFDLGWNANDAARFRITGAAENSNSFRDQFQLNRQAIAPSAQFKLDSNTVLNVEFDYLHDRRTSDQGLPAYLGRPVDVPINTYYGSADAANSSYNDVSAKSATVSLDHRFSDSLSFHGAIRAYDFSLERKNYVTYEPIKTAAHPVVTLDQSTRQRTDHGIDGLFELTQKTSLFGMRHELLYGLELSQQQKFDTIYSVSKVATYDLFNPQPVILPGVPTGARAKTNASTVVGLAGVYAQDLISLTEHWKVLAGLRFDYLNQIRHDYTSSNVNLDRTDHAWSPRVGLIYEPLDWLTLYGSFSQSFSPLADTLISSGAFANGAALAPQKTTAYEVGSRFDLGGKATASVALFDMRQTNQQIGDPANPGYALPIGTQHVHGMELGFTGEIAPKWSVYAGYAYLNGTVDGSAQSTAAGLAVSSNTPGLMPRHSANLWVKRELPYGFYAAAGMQFQSARYTSASDLVTLPSFTVFNLGAGYRSKKVDVTLTLDNLFNRRYFIAAHGNADLYNMPGDPRTLTATVKWHM from the coding sequence ATGAAACTCAACAAGAGCGCCTGCCATGCGCTTCTGATCGCCACGTCGCTGGCCGGCGCCCGTACTTCGTTCGCGCAGGCGAATGACGCGGCGACGACGCTGCCCGCGATTTCCGTCAACGCGGCCGCCGAGCGCGCGTCGTACGACGCGGGCCACTCGCGCGCGGCGACCAAGACCGACATGTCGCTGATGGACGTGCCGCAGACGGTGAACGTCGTCCCGCACGCGGTGATCGAGGATCAGAACGCGACGTCGATGCAGGACGCGCTGCGCAACGTGCCGGGCGTCGGCTTCTCGGTCGGCGACGGCCAGCGCGACCAGATCACGATCCGCGGCTTCAACAGCATCACGGATCAGTACGTCGACGGCATTCGCGACGATGCGCTCTACTATCGCGACCTGTCGAACGTCGAGCGCGTCGAGGTGCTGAAGGGGCCGGCGGCCGTGCTGTACGGGCGCGGCTCGGCGGGCGGCATTGTGAATCGCGTGCTGAAGCGGCCGGAGGCGAACCCCGTGCGCGATGTGGGCGTGACGCTCGGCACGCGCGGCGAGCGGCGCGGCGAATTCGACCTCGGCTGGAACGCGAACGACGCGGCGCGTTTCCGCATCACCGGCGCGGCCGAGAACTCGAACAGCTTTCGCGACCAGTTCCAGCTCAATCGCCAGGCGATTGCGCCGTCCGCGCAGTTCAAGCTCGACAGCAATACGGTGCTGAACGTCGAATTCGACTACCTGCATGACCGCCGCACGTCCGACCAGGGGCTGCCCGCGTATCTCGGCCGGCCGGTCGACGTGCCGATCAACACGTACTACGGTTCGGCCGATGCGGCGAACAGCTCGTACAACGATGTGTCCGCGAAGAGCGCGACGGTGTCGCTCGATCATCGCTTCAGCGATTCGCTGTCGTTCCACGGCGCGATCCGCGCGTACGACTTCTCGCTCGAACGCAAGAACTACGTCACGTACGAGCCGATCAAGACCGCCGCGCATCCGGTCGTGACGCTCGACCAGTCGACGCGCCAGCGCACCGACCACGGCATCGACGGCCTGTTCGAACTCACGCAGAAGACCTCGCTGTTCGGCATGCGTCACGAGCTGCTGTACGGGCTGGAGCTGTCGCAGCAACAGAAGTTCGACACGATCTACAGCGTGTCGAAGGTCGCGACCTACGATCTCTTCAATCCGCAGCCGGTGATCCTGCCCGGCGTGCCGACCGGCGCGCGTGCGAAGACGAATGCGTCGACCGTCGTCGGGCTCGCGGGCGTCTACGCACAGGACCTGATCTCGCTGACCGAGCACTGGAAGGTGCTTGCGGGCCTGCGCTTCGACTACCTGAACCAGATCCGCCACGACTACACGTCGTCGAACGTCAATCTCGACCGGACCGATCACGCATGGAGCCCGCGCGTCGGCCTGATCTACGAACCGCTCGACTGGCTGACGCTGTACGGGTCGTTCAGCCAGTCGTTCTCGCCGCTCGCCGATACGCTGATCAGTTCCGGCGCGTTCGCGAACGGCGCCGCGCTCGCGCCGCAGAAAACCACCGCGTACGAAGTCGGCTCACGCTTCGACCTCGGCGGCAAGGCGACGGCCAGCGTCGCGTTGTTCGACATGCGCCAGACCAACCAGCAGATCGGCGACCCCGCGAATCCCGGCTATGCGCTGCCGATCGGCACGCAGCACGTGCACGGGATGGAGCTGGGCTTCACCGGCGAGATTGCGCCGAAGTGGTCGGTGTATGCGGGCTATGCGTACCTGAACGGCACGGTCGACGGTTCGGCGCAATCGACGGCGGCCGGCCTCGCGGTGTCGAGCAACACGCCGGGGCTGATGCCGCGCCACAGCGCGAACCTGTGGGTCAAGCGCGAGCTGCCGTACGGCTTCTATGCGGCGGCCGGCATGCAGTTCCAGTCGGCGCGTTACACGTCGGCGAGCGACCTCGTCACGCTGCCGTCGTTCACGGTGTTCAACCTGGGCGCCGGGTATCGCAGCAAGAAGGTCGACGTGACGCTCACGCTCGACAACCTGTTCAACCGCCGCTACTTCATTGCGGCGCACGGCAACGCGGACCTGTACAACATGCCCGGCGATCCGCGCACGCTGACCGCGACGGTCAAGTGGCACATGTAA
- a CDS encoding LysR family transcriptional regulator produces the protein MRKFKIPNMGALVAFEAAARHESFTHAAKELFLTESAVSRQIATLEASLGVRLFARVKQRVVLTRAGKLYGTQVRRALETLDRDTLSIIAHGSGGGYLELAVLPTFASHWLIPRIKSFYDRTPDVRVNMGSRTDLFSFEDTHFEAAIHYGKPTWPGTSSDYLFGEEVVPICSPALLDGPVERVEDLLAYPLLHSTTRPGAWAQWFETHGVEDIRTMQGVRYELHTMLISAAAAGLGIALVPKFFVEEQLQQLGLIVPCDAATVGDSAYYLVYPTELSHSKPLELFRGWLLEQASAYAAPDADGATAEYDEDDEDVE, from the coding sequence ATGCGCAAATTCAAGATTCCCAACATGGGGGCGCTCGTGGCTTTCGAAGCCGCCGCGCGCCACGAGAGCTTCACGCACGCGGCCAAGGAGCTGTTCCTGACCGAAAGCGCGGTATCGCGCCAGATCGCGACGCTCGAGGCGAGCCTCGGCGTGCGGCTGTTCGCGCGCGTGAAGCAGCGCGTCGTGCTGACGCGCGCCGGCAAGCTGTACGGCACGCAGGTGCGGCGCGCGCTGGAAACGCTCGACCGCGACACGCTGTCGATCATCGCGCACGGCAGCGGCGGCGGCTACCTGGAGCTCGCGGTGCTGCCGACGTTCGCGTCGCACTGGCTGATCCCGCGCATCAAGAGCTTCTACGACCGCACGCCGGACGTGCGCGTGAACATGGGCAGCCGCACCGACCTGTTCTCGTTCGAGGACACGCACTTCGAAGCCGCGATCCACTACGGCAAGCCGACCTGGCCCGGCACGTCGTCCGACTACCTGTTCGGCGAGGAAGTCGTGCCGATCTGCTCGCCCGCGCTGCTCGACGGGCCGGTGGAACGCGTGGAGGACTTGCTCGCGTACCCGCTGCTGCACTCGACGACGCGTCCCGGCGCGTGGGCGCAGTGGTTCGAGACGCACGGCGTCGAGGACATCCGCACGATGCAGGGCGTGCGCTACGAGCTGCATACGATGCTGATCAGCGCGGCCGCGGCCGGGCTCGGGATCGCGCTCGTGCCGAAATTCTTCGTCGAGGAACAGTTGCAGCAGCTCGGCCTGATCGTGCCGTGCGACGCGGCGACGGTCGGCGATTCGGCGTACTACCTCGTGTATCCGACGGAGCTCAGCCACAGCAAGCCGCTGGAACTGTTTCGCGGCTGGCTGCTGGAACAGGCGAGCGCCTATGCGGCGCCGGATGCGGACGGCGCCACCGCGGAATACGACGAGGACGACGAGGACGTCGAGTAA
- a CDS encoding DUF1338 domain-containing protein, producing MRNPNIESLLTKLLGQAKTDALFSTLNMPAILEEWEDGVVTRAEIAQAMNMALFEGLLERSANGRAYTADAIGSGGSVYFDHGALRTVRWPHTGALPPGEAAFTRILRPLGFRLNGRYPLDKLGMTGRAYAHEDAPDEIAQFFVSELHPERFSKEFQQAVTNVVSTSRDPLSPAAVALLWEVEREGWLSLDAAHALLPEIVGAFARQHDMPNELDYETLLMESAEMAWISTEGNAFNHATDRVADVFKLSDDEKAKGRPMKPEVERSRSGRVFQTAYRADTVEREFRTRDGGTVKRNVPGSFYEFITRKRTFDQAARRWVTDLRFDAGNAQGIFKMTASAAK from the coding sequence ATGCGCAATCCGAATATCGAGAGCTTGCTGACGAAGCTGCTGGGACAGGCGAAGACCGACGCCCTGTTCTCGACCCTGAACATGCCGGCCATCCTCGAAGAGTGGGAAGACGGCGTCGTGACGCGCGCGGAAATCGCGCAGGCGATGAACATGGCGCTGTTCGAAGGGCTGCTCGAGCGTTCGGCGAACGGCCGCGCGTATACGGCCGACGCGATCGGAAGCGGCGGCTCGGTGTACTTCGATCACGGCGCGCTGCGCACGGTGCGCTGGCCGCACACGGGCGCGCTGCCGCCGGGCGAGGCCGCGTTCACGCGCATCCTGCGTCCGCTCGGCTTCCGCCTGAACGGCCGTTATCCGCTCGACAAGCTCGGCATGACCGGCCGCGCGTATGCGCACGAGGATGCGCCGGACGAAATCGCGCAATTCTTCGTCAGCGAGCTGCATCCGGAGCGTTTCTCGAAGGAATTCCAGCAGGCCGTGACGAACGTCGTGAGCACGTCGCGCGATCCGCTGTCGCCGGCGGCCGTCGCGCTGCTGTGGGAAGTCGAGCGCGAAGGCTGGCTGTCGCTCGACGCCGCGCATGCGCTGCTGCCGGAGATCGTCGGCGCGTTCGCGCGCCAGCACGACATGCCGAACGAGCTCGACTACGAAACGCTGCTGATGGAATCGGCGGAAATGGCGTGGATCTCGACCGAAGGCAACGCGTTCAACCATGCGACCGACCGCGTCGCCGACGTGTTCAAGCTGTCCGACGACGAAAAGGCGAAAGGCCGGCCGATGAAGCCGGAAGTCGAGCGCTCGCGCTCGGGCCGCGTGTTCCAGACCGCGTATCGCGCGGATACCGTCGAGCGCGAGTTCCGCACGCGCGACGGCGGCACGGTGAAGCGCAACGTGCCGGGGTCGTTCTACGAGTTCATCACGCGCAAGCGCACGTTCGACCAGGCGGCGCGCCGCTGGGTGACCGACCTGCGTTTCGATGCGGGCAACGCGCAAGGCATCTTCAAGATGACGGCGAGCGCGGCGAAGTAA
- a CDS encoding CsbD family protein, with the protein MNEDKIKGQWKQLTGQLKAKWGKLTDDDLKVADGNREYLAGKIQERYGIARDEAEKQLKDFDREL; encoded by the coding sequence ATGAACGAGGACAAGATCAAGGGCCAATGGAAGCAACTCACCGGCCAGCTGAAGGCCAAGTGGGGCAAGCTGACCGATGACGACCTGAAGGTGGCCGACGGCAATCGCGAGTATCTGGCCGGCAAGATCCAGGAGCGGTACGGGATTGCCCGCGACGAAGCCGAGAAGCAACTGAAGGATTTCGATCGCGAGCTGTAA